The Epinephelus moara isolate mb chromosome 11, YSFRI_EMoa_1.0, whole genome shotgun sequence sequence AGGATGAGATGATCATCAGCATTGTTTGATTTTGCACTACATGACCCGTTTCTTTTGTAAAGCCGTACCAGTTTGCATTTCTCCTCTCAcactctccctctgtgtctatGCAAACTAGAAAAGCAACAGTTAATCAATAtatcaactattaaattaactTCCCAGCTAATTTGACAATCAACTATCTGTTAGAGTgatttttcaagaaaaaaaatctctgatttcagcctcttaaatgtgaagATTTTCTGCTTTCTTTACTCCCGTATGACAGTaaatgaatatctttgggttgtggacaaaacaagacatttgagacCGTCATCGTCGACTCTGGAAAACACTGATctacatttttgaccatttCCTAACCCCATTATCAACAtattaatcaacaatgaaaataatcggtAGCAGCAGCCCCAGTGCGAGCCTGGACCCATTCGCTCATGTTCTCCTGTAAGATGAGACACACAGCACGGGTACATGTTAATCAGTGTGTTAATCGGTCTATTCAGGGCTGTACAGTGAGACACAGGCCTTTATGTCGCACATGCTACGCAAGAATCGGTCTGTGTGATGGCTGGCATTACCGCAGTAGCACCTGTGTGATACAGCTTTGTGTGTGCGAGACAGAGCCGCTGGTTTGTGTGAGGTGAGAGTTTgattgtatatgtgtgtgtgtgtgtgtgtgtgtgtggtgaatcGAAACACATTGCTGTTCTACTTGGTAGTGTCAAAGCGAGGAAAAGGTCTGGAAGCATCAGGGAGGAAAAACACTTTggattgtttgtattttataaaCCAATCAAAATCGTCTAGGGCGGTGTTAAGCTCACGATGCAGTGACAGCGCCCTTGCAAAACCATAGCACAGCCAGCTAATGGCAGGCCTATACTGACATACTACATCCTGTGAGACATTTTTATATAGACATATATAAGACGGACAAGCaaagtctctctctgtccaagctatgtgcataaataaaaatacataaagatATTTAAAACAATGCCTGCAATTTTTCAGCACTATATTCATTTGAAAGGTGATGGAAAATCTCTTTTTAAACTCCTCCAACATAGAATTTGAATCGTCTGAAACTACAGTGGACTTAATTGAATTTGGAATTAATATTTTAAGTGCTAAAATTTTGTGGCCTTTGCAACAAATTTTTcaactagggctgcacaatgTATCGAATTTTTTCGTCAACCCAATGTCAAAGTGCCCCATAAACAAATGAAAGAGAGTATCAGTAGAAAACtacactttaaaatgtaactaaCACCTTCTCTGATAATTTgtgttcatttaaatgtttaatttgttcaataaaagaatgttggaaataattttccctttcatttttttttttaaattcaacaaGCAATATATTGTATTTCAGCAGTatactgaaagcagcagaagGGCTGAACTGAGTtcactttaatatctgtttaatGTAATATCATGATATTCAACATTATTGTGTATTGCATATAGCCCCTTTTACTTATTTCATATAACATTTGTTTTGCAGCTGTGCGATTTTTAATCTGTCTTTCCATTTCATTTTgatcacagtattttttttattaaagtgcttgtgacatctcaccTGTGGCTTTAACTTACAACTTCATAGAAAATACCCAGATATATATCAGGAATTTCCATTTAACCtaaaaaatacagagatattATTTTGGTCCATATGGCCCAGCCCTATGGAAAGATTAGTAATGAGTTACCAGCATCATGTTGCAGTATACCGTGCTGCTGAAAGTAAACTAAATATAAAAGTTTTCCATCACTTCTGACTATTTGAGAACAGCTGCTTCTTCAGAAAACCAAATACATTCTTCATGTCATGTGTTATTCCATTTTAAACagtctgacttcctgttcaTTGTGGAAGGAACTGGTTTCCAAAACCAAATAATGTCTTGCATATTGTCTTAAACATTATATTCCAATATAAGCACAATTTAACTTAACTgaagacaacacaaacaatcaTGCAGGAATAAAAATCACGGTTagcaaaaaatatgtatttacagGCTCCTTGGATGAAAACAACCTCATATCTTATTTTTAGGCGAGTCTGTTGTTCTCACTGAGTTACACTACGCTGACAGGAAAACAATCAATCACTAAGGCGAGGATACCTCGAGCTTTTTCTGTCTAGTGCTACAATAAGTGAGACACAGAGCAAGAGAGTATCCGCTGCAAGAAAAGCAGAGAGAAGGAGTTTAGTAAGCCTCAGGTATGTACTGACCAAAATGTTTGGATGTGTCACACTGCAGCCACGACACGAAGCTTGTGGTGATGCCGGTCTTACATAAGTAATCACAACACAGCTCATATATCAAATATTCAAAGGTGTGCCGTGGATGACAATAAAAGAGGAATACAGTGTCCTCTTGAGGAGTGGGTGTCCATGTGAGTGGTATGGGAAAAGCCCTGTGAGACCAGTGTAACCCTATCCCCAGAATGCCTGGTATTCACCCGCACACAGCATGAGCCTCCTTATTACAGTACATCCACAGGAAGGAAGCAGCTAACCTCTACGTATTAATTGCCAAATTAGTTATGCTAATAAAACCCTGCAACAACATTTGGATCTAAAGTtatctttaaaaacactttggGAGGATGTTACAGTGCAGGTAGCTGTGCTGGTTTGACACCTCTCAAAGTTCGGGAAGGACAGGCCAAACAATAGAGAACAATTAACCTTGTCAGGCGAAGGAGGGTGAGGCCTCAGCTGGGCCGGTGCTGTCATGTAGGAGGTCAGGGCTACAAAAGCAGCACAGCGCAACGCCTGCACAACGCAGGATGAAACAGGCTTTCTACTGACAGGTTGTTTTCAGAAGCCTGAAAACATTGACTTGAAATATTTATGAGAAAGTAACCCGGCGCATATTAACAAGGTCAGCAGAGAGGAGTCAATACAGCATCAATGGAGCACCAGCAGTGGGGGAgtgggagagaaggagggagcaGGTCATGGGGGTTTTCTAAACGCAATTAGATTAGCATACTGGTGAATCTAAGAATGGATGCAGCAGAGTGCTAGCGGTGATAACAAGTTATTCTCTCCTTggctgctgtttttccacagcagtaGCATCCCACAGAGTTTTTACTACTTAGACTAACATTTGTGGTACACCACTGTTATTACCACTGCTACATATTTCAGTTTCCCCTCGGAAGGCGCAGgcttactctgtgtgtgtttttcagaacTATGTGCACAGACAAATAATCATGCATTTTTATCATGTGTTTAGCTGGGAAATCTTCCTTTAAAATCAACCGTTTAGGACATCTGAGGCAAACTGTACCAACTCTGAGGCAAGCTGCAGCCAGTGTGCAGGCCAAGGGCTTATGTTGTTAAAGACTAATAAAGCATGAGGAGCCTGTGGAGAGCAGGGTGGCTCGGCGTTCAAAGGGAGATCAGAGCCTACATCTGCCTTTGTCTGAAAGGAGGAATGCCAGGAATGCGGGCTATTTCAGGAAACCTCTATGCATCTAACTCCACTTGGGCAGATCATCGCAATCTCACACAGCACAAGATGGCTGATGAGGAATCAGGGTTTCCTGAACGTGCCTGTGAGTAATGGTGGCACGTCAATCTGCTGACAGGCCTCTGGGAACTTCCATTTACACCAGACTGATCATTCGACCACAGGATGTTACAACCTCTGTCTAAGAGCAGGTGGAACAAGATCAGCTGATTACAGTCTGGCTACAGCCTGTAGCAGTGACTCAGGGAAAGTTACCTCCCTTTAAATAAAGGGTAACTAAACTGAACTGTGTCATGCATACAAACAAGCTATTTACAGGGGGACGGGGctatttctgtgtctgtttatCTCACCTTCCTCAgagcctcctcctcttcctgacGTTTCTCGTAATGTGCAAAGTCATCAAAGATTGAGGTGGTATGCTTGTAAGTGGCGATAATTTTAAGCACTTGTTTGGCCTTCTCCAGAGGCACTTCCTGAGTGTCCCTGGAGTTGGTCACTGGCTTGTTGTCATTGTTCTCCAGCCGGATGTGTCGCAGCTGGTTGTTGGGCACGTCTTTGATGAACGCCCACTTCACCTCAAACTTGCCCTTCCACTTGTCCTGAGACCAGACGCCTGCATAGGCATTGTAGTCCACCGGTGAGCGCATCTCAGCCACGCCACAGAAGTGCCCACTGCCGTTGACGCTGAACAACAGGTACAGGGGCCCCTTGTTGCCCAGTGAGCGGTAGGCACTATCCAGACGCTTGTTGCCATGTTCTGTACTGCACCAGATAGAGTATTTGATTGAGCGGTGGATGTCATCTTCAGAATAGCTCTTGATAATGAAAACACGTCCGTTTTTCAAGTTCCAGTCAAAGTCTTTGGGGTTGTAGTTGTTGAGGGCACGCAGTTTCTCCAGCACGGGATGCACTTCTCCAGAGCAAGGGGAGGCACTCAGTGGGACTCCCCCGCCCAGACCGAAGCCCTCACCCCGGTTCCTGGGGGCCACCCAACGGTTGGGGGGTGGACCAGGCTGCTGGGGTTGCTGCTGATGAAGGGGCTGTGGGGGGCCAGGTTGAGAGGAAAGGTGCAGGTGTGGAGGGCCAGGGGGCATAGGCTGGGGGTGTTGGGGGGACTGGAGAGAATGGAGCTGGAAGGGCTGGTGTTGGTGTTGGGGCTGGTGTTGGTGTTGAGGCTGAGGGGGCAACGGGTTCTGCAGTAAGGGCTGGGGCTGAGCTAGGAGAGGCTGCTGCACCATAGGCTGCGGGGGCATCATAGTCTGAGCTAACGGGGGCTTGTTCAGAGAGCCCTTATCGTCCCAAGTACCAATGTTCATATTGTGCTTTATGGGGGGCGGGGGAATGGCGCTTCCCCCCATCCCCATGTTGGCTTTGGGTTTGACCTTGGGCTGTGGCTTGGCCGGCTTCTTGGCAATAGCTGCCCAGGAGGCAGGTTTAGGTGCGGATGAGCTGACAGACGGAGGGAGGCTATTGGCTGCCATACTGCTCATACCTGCTGTGCCTCCTAGGGGCGAGCCCACGGTTTTGGTGACAGCTGCCACCATGTCCGTACCCAGTTTCAACCCCGTCATACCTTGCTCAATGCTGTTCAGCACCGGGACTTTACTAAGCTGGGTGTCGCTTCCAAAGCCCGCCTGTCCGTCCGTGATGGCCCGACCCAGCGAGCTGGGGGCGTACCCATAGCTGTTACTGTAGACCGAGCTCTGCGTGGACTGACCCTGAGAGACACTGGTACCCCAGGTGGAAAAGTCTGCATTACCAGGGAAGAAGTTGAAGCCATGCTGGCCCAGGAAAGGAGGGGTGTTTCCCAGGGCTCCTGGCTGGCTGAACACGCCATCAGGGATGAAGTGCGGCTCGCCATTGCTCATCTGTCCATAGGTAGTTAGGTAGGGCATAGGAGGGTCCCCTGCTGTTGACCAAGCGGCTTCTCCCAGAGAGTAAGGGAAACCAATGGATGGAGCATAGTAGCTGGGCATGTAGGGGTCAGACATTGGTGGATAGCTGTTACTCTGCGTGGCACAGGGAGAGAGTCAGTTAATGCACTATGCATGATAATTAATAAATCAGCACATAATtaaacatgatgacatcatatgAAAGGTATGCTATGTAGGATTATCGTCTACTGTTGTAAACATACTCGCCAGCAAAAGTCAAACTAAAAGCCGACCCCatattcactctcatttggtgtttcaccttgctatatatatttttatttggcactgtgtcttttggatgcctgctgcttacatctggcacctggtcgctataTTTCTACAATTCCcaaacctcacctgagcactgtagGGGTACACGCCCActacttctagtgggtcataaacGAAAATTGAGAGGGATCACCTCTGTATGagtctgtacattgttttttgttttttttaggaaaaccCTGCATCGTATATGTTTAAGAACACTAAATATAGATGGTTTGAGTGACAGAAACACATACCATCTTTAGGGACAAACAAGACACAGTGGACTGGAGTGACTGACACCTAAAGTTATGCAACAAATGTGTCTATAACATGAGGTTATGGGCTTAATACTAGGTGACACATTCTAGGTATGTAGGAATTTACCTGATTTGTCTGGCCGCTTAGATAAGGCTCAAAATCATCATCATTGACACCATCCTTTTGATGCATTGATCCGTTTTGCACTACAGATGGAAAGAGAGGACGTTAAATCACAATATGTACTGTACAGGGAGTCCAAAATATTGCAGACACAAGATGTCAGCTGATTATATCGTAGGCATGGTTTAGTGGTGGTCAAATGTGAAACATCACAAGATCTCAGTGTGGTTTAACAttatcaaaacaaacacacaataaaggACAGTCAGTAGCATACATAAGCTGCAGTGTCAAAGCACAACATCGAAACAGATTGTACCATCACCCTGAAGTACAATTTCAAAATGGGGGCTTGTAATCATCTAGTTAATATCCTTACCTTTATTTCCTTGTCCTTTAGGTCTCTGAAATAATGAGCAGCACAGAAGAGATGTTGTCAGatcacgacacacacacatacacacacacacacagcaggctgtATGCTACATGAATAAATATACCAGTCGACAGTAGTAACCTCAGGCTACAGCCATCAGCCCGGATGTTAACATTTACAGGTTGCTTCGCGTTATTATTGACCGGATGTCAAACGCTCTGACATCCAGTAACTAAACGGTGCCGCATTGGCAACCGGCTACAGCTAGAGTTGGTTGGCAGTACAGTCGGCCTACATTACAGCTAATAGCTACCATATATCAAAGACTTTTTTAGCCTGTTTGATCCGGCGTGCCGAACCGGATCAAACTGTTGTCGGCAAAGTTTCATTTCGCCGCACGGctaatttatatagcaccttccGGCTGTCAATACACGAACCTGATCGACTGTGGTCGCAGACATCCTCCAGGAACCGAAACTGATAGCTGTTTGCGAGACTGTCCACGGCTTCCCCCTGCCTCTCTCTGCACTCCGGTGCTTTCCTGGCTCGTCTCTCGGGCTGTCCAATCACTCTGTGGCGGCTACAAGGCGGCGTTTTCCTCCCGTGGTCAGACCTGACGACGACAGATCCGCGGCTCGTGCTCGTTACAAACGGCGACTTTGTGTCTGTGGAAACGGCGTCAGTTACCGTGTGCGATCCTGCCACAGATGGTCTCTAACAGTCAGTCTGAAAGTGACTAGTGTCTTACTGGAATATCCCTTACCATTTTCCACAATGGCGGATAGGCTTTTTACTCCCGCTTCCGTTCCGTTCTGCTGCTCAGTGACCTTCCGCCTGTGACGCTCTGAGTCATGTTACAAACTGACACTTCACATGacagtcacaaacacacaagttcCCTGCTTCCTTACATTATACCCTCTAACCAGGTTTAATCCAGCCTTTTGACTCACCTGCTATCACCCTGTGTGGTATCACAATAACAGTCACCTCTGCAATGGGGAGCCTCTTTAGCTTAGCCACTACATGCCCAACACTAATGCATGGACGCCTCAATTCCCATGTgggtaacataaaataaaaatagtgcaAAATAAAGCCAGTGCAAGAAAAGTCAATAAGCAGaagtggaaagtaactaagcaCATTttctcaagtactgtacttaaaaaacaaatttgactacttgttcttttttcattttctgctactttttATTCCTCTGGCCTACGTTTCAGagggaataaaaacattattaacccataacatatttattttaacctaTAAAATTGCCCAGTAATATCAAATAAGCTCCCCATCAACCAGCTAACattaaaatgatgataataataataataataaactttatttctatAACCAGAGTTACAGAGCACTTTACAGTACCATGCAATACCTGATACCTGAATATtgttagatagatagatagatagtgtTACAGCAGCAAGTAATCAAACAGTATGTGTACATTAGAAtagagaaatataaaatatatgcaTGATTACATACACCAATATCattattgtttattatatttACACTATTGTCATATTTATAATGGAAAGgaattaaaagtgtgtgttacagttaaaCCTGGCCTGACTCGGATAGAAACTAGTTTTCAGCAGGTCCCTTTT is a genomic window containing:
- the ythdf3 gene encoding YTH domain-containing family protein 3, encoding MSATTVDQRPKGQGNKVQNGSMHQKDGVNDDDFEPYLSGQTNQSNSYPPMSDPYMPSYYAPSIGFPYSLGEAAWSTAGDPPMPYLTTYGQMSNGEPHFIPDGVFSQPGALGNTPPFLGQHGFNFFPGNADFSTWGTSVSQGQSTQSSVYSNSYGYAPSSLGRAITDGQAGFGSDTQLSKVPVLNSIEQGMTGLKLGTDMVAAVTKTVGSPLGGTAGMSSMAANSLPPSVSSSAPKPASWAAIAKKPAKPQPKVKPKANMGMGGSAIPPPPIKHNMNIGTWDDKGSLNKPPLAQTMMPPQPMVQQPLLAQPQPLLQNPLPPQPQHQHQPQHQHQPFQLHSLQSPQHPQPMPPGPPHLHLSSQPGPPQPLHQQQPQQPGPPPNRWVAPRNRGEGFGLGGGVPLSASPCSGEVHPVLEKLRALNNYNPKDFDWNLKNGRVFIIKSYSEDDIHRSIKYSIWCSTEHGNKRLDSAYRSLGNKGPLYLLFSVNGSGHFCGVAEMRSPVDYNAYAGVWSQDKWKGKFEVKWAFIKDVPNNQLRHIRLENNDNKPVTNSRDTQEVPLEKAKQVLKIIATYKHTTSIFDDFAHYEKRQEEEEALRKERNRNKQ